TAACAGGTAAGTTCTTGTTGATAACTATTCATCTGCTGATGCTCTCTCACTCTGACTCTGCACCTGATTGATTTTTATGATGTGTGTGACATATACATATAAGAAATTGATGTCTAGTTTTAAGCTGAGTTCCTAAAGAATATATACTGAGCTTGATGATAGCTAGAATAGTTATAAAATGCGGCTAAcatgtttgatgaaatgtctgagagaAACTTAACCCACCTTTTTGTAAACGACTCTATGCGATAATGTAAGGACTGTGGAATGACAGGATTTTGAAGTCCTTTGTGAAATTTCTTTTGACTTGTTCAAGGAATCATGGAGAGAGTGGGAGCAAGTGTTGTTGGTAGACTTGTAGTGTAGTTGCATATGATACAACTCTATCCATATATTTCCATTCtttgattcaaatttttatattttagttctaGTTGCGGAGGTAGTTGATGTGTTACTCTGAGAAGCTGTATCTCTATTTCAGAAATGAGTTATTTTGTAGTGATGCATAACTACACTAGCGAGATAAAGTGGTTATAAACGTTTTGGAAGCAAATATTTGgagtatttttttcatatttatgcCATGAATGTTAGCCAAATATTcactgaaagaagactatgtgAAATTATTAATCCAAAACGCATCAGTTGAATTGAATACATCGATATAGTAGCCTTGATAGTTCCCCAGCTCTACATGTCGAGCTAGTTCACATGGTATTTGAATGGCTCACACTTCGTTTATCCCAAAAGTACTATGACCAGAAGAAGTATCAGCTTCTTGTGTTCTATGACCATCGATATAGGCATGATTagcatacaaatatatatatatatccaaatgGGCTCTTGGATATGGTACTCAAGGCATTGTCGCCAGAGATTGAGGTTCCAATCTGAAAAGAATCTAGTCGAGGAGATGAAAGGTAAGCCATTCATGATCGACATGAAGGAATTTTACTTCCACTTCCCTACTGATTATTTTCGTGTCTTTTTCACACTGGAATTTCATTAACATAACAGATTTGAGAGCCATGAAAATAGAACATACTCATCTCCTGAGATAAGCCCACATATGAGAAACTAGATTGAAAAGATGAAACAAACCATAACAAGTTCAGTCTTAGAAACCAAACAACTCCAAAGGAAACATAGCCACAACCAGCTAGGGACCAATAAATTAAAGAACCAGCGCAAATGATTCAAGCATCAACGAGCAAAGctaaaataaaccaattttCGTTTGTTCATCAGTGATTTGGTGATGAGGTTGttaataattatctttataGGAACAAATTTCCttaaaaaaagaacaagaaTATTCAATTATTTGTTTGTGGACGACGTTTGTTTGGTTCCCATGTGCTAGTCTGATGCAGTCtcatgtttcaaatatttagaGTCTATAATATCAGTtgtatataaaactaatttaaaaaaaaaacgaattgatATTTCTTTGTGGTTAATGAAAGAATATTCATAGCAACAAGTAATAACACAGAAGAGGTAGCAAAATCAGAGATACAGCATAAAAACATAGTGGGTCATATAACAGAAAATTGTCATCAGGCCTATAAACGCCCAAAGAGTTAGAAACATTATTGCAGCCCACTTATGTCGCCTAAAATCTTAGGTGAATCAACGAACTAGCCCAGGTCTACGTTACCCTTTTAGCACGTGCGAGTTCACACAAGTAAGAATTttaatttcagtttttaataattaaaaaacgtAAGAAAACACAAAACCAAACGCCTCtctaggaggaggaggaagaaagaaaaagggtgagagagaggagagagaaggaagcgaggagagagagagaaaggatgGGTGAGGTAGCAGAAacaatgacgaagaagaagaagaaagggagGCCATCTCTTCTAGACCTTCAGAAGCGAGCTATCAAACAGCAACAACTACAGCAACAGCAACACCACAGAAACAATCACGATGACCATAGATCCGGctccaaaaaccctaattctcccAACTCCGGCACCCGATCCAAGCGCCGGAACCCTAATCCCAACGGAGTTTCCTCCTCCGATTCCCCCTTGAGCGAGGAAGACGACGACGAGCGGCGCGAGAAGAAACACAAGCTCCTGTACGGATTAAACTCCCACTCCAATCCTCATTCTCCTAATCCCCAATCGCGCGGCTCCGATCTGCACCTCGACGAGACTCCCGTCAATAGACGGAAGATCGGCGGCGGATCTGGATTCACGGTTCGTTTTTTTCTAATTCGAGTTTGAATTAGGTTTAAATATCGTTTGGGATTTTCGCGCGTTTGTTATGTGAAGTGTTCGTCTTCTGCTTGAAGGAATATTTGAGTGGATGAGTTTGACTGAGTCTtgattttgattggttaaagcttttttttttttgttaattgttttcctttttgttttcgTGTTTAATCAGTTTTTATTCTCTGCTTTATAAgtatgaatttatataatagtatttaaagtTGTCTGGTTTCCGGTATTTAAAACCGTTGTTCAACACTGAAACCATCATGTCTCTCAGACAACAAGTTCCAGTTTGTCTTTTCTGTAATAGCAGTTTCTTTAGTTAGACTCCTCCACTTGTATTGTTCGATTATTTGCATAAACATGAGCAAATGTAAATTATTTACGGAAAGAGCTGACCTTTTAAATGGATTCTTggaattgatgatgatgatgatgatctctgCAGGGAGAAAAGGCTTCGAAAGCGACAGACATTCTTCAAGGTAaccatatttatatttataaaaaaaaagacatttttaATTTCCTATATTTAATTCTTGAAAAGGCAATAAACTGGGAAATTCGTACGAGGATTAAAAAGgcgagatttttttttgttttctgatgattaatttttaaatgtgGACAGGGTCACCCGTGGAGTCCGGCGGTCCCACCACACCTCTGCCAGACAAACAGTTGTTGGTGTTCATCCTCGATAGACTTCAAAAGTGTGGTTCATTTCCTTTCTCTCTGACATAGCCtctttattttgtgttttggttGAAGTGATTCCCAACTGGGTTCAtgttattttactaatacttgtagGAAAGATACTTATGGCGTTTACTCGGATCCAGTTGATCCTGAGGAGGTTACTTTCTTGTCCCTTTTGTTGATGTTTAAGCTCATCCACGACTCTGTTTGTCTTATCTCTGTTTGGTATGTGTTTACAGCTTCCTGATTATCATGAGATTATCACGAACCCAATGGATTTTAGCACAGTTCGGAAGAAATTGGACTCTGGAGCTTATGCCACTTTAGAACAATTCGAGGTACGGTCTTGTACTTTGACTCCTCCTCGATGCTTCTCCCTGAACTTTCTTCCAGAGTCCTATCCTTCATAGTTTTGATTTGTTGGTTTCTCTTTCGCTTAGTGCTGTGCTAAAGCTTCAGCTACAAAAAGTTTTGTTGCTTGGCATCTTCATTTCAGAACGTTCTTACAGCTTCTTATGGCTTGTGGATGTTGTTTGCGTGCACGTTATTTGTAGTGTTAGGACGCAGCACTAAGTCTGTTTCAAACTTGTGTCGAAGTAACTATTTGATCTGTTTCGGCTCGAATTTGTCTCCCACTTTGAATATATGACGAGATTGGTGTTTGAAGAGCTCTTTTTACCTTGTCTGATAAATCTCTGCTTCTCGCCCTTTTATTATGCAGGGGGATGTGTTTTTAATATGTAGCAATGCAATGGAATACAATTCATCAGACACTGTTTATTATCGACAGGTATGTCTTAAATTTTGTCTCCTTGTTAGATATAACGTGGTTCGTTTCTGAAAATAGTGTCATTTTGGCTTGGTAGGCGCGGGCTATACAAGAACTAGCTAAAAAGGACTTTGAGAATTTAAGGCGAGACAGTGATGATGAAGAACCACAAAGCCAACAAGAACAGCAACAGCAGCCAAAAGTTGCTAGAAGAGGCCGTCCGCCAAAGAAACAGCCCGAACCATCTTCCATTGACCGTACCGCTTCCGAAATTTCAGCTGATGCGCTCATTCCTGGAGGAGATAGCTCTAATAGGTTTTCTGGTGCTTACAATCTAAGAAAGACTCCTCCTTCACACAAGTTCCGACAAGCAGAAACATCTGTTCGGATCAACCATAACAGCGAAACACAAAGTGGCTGGTCCGTAGATTGGGAGAACGAGTTTCCacgtaaaaacaaaaaatttccaCCTTCTTtcagacttttttttttctttttgccaaATATAAATCATCTTCTTTCCCTGCAGCTTCGGTTGTGAAGGCGGTTAACAAGTATGGGATGAAACATTTCAATGTCGATGAAAACAAACGCGACACATACAACCACCTCCCAGCTTCTACACAGGAGCCATCGGTTTTAACAACGCTTGAAGACGAGTTAAAACAGTTGATTCCAGTACGCTATTTTACCAAGTTCTATTACATCATTTTGTATATTGAAACAAGAGTCTTATCATttgtttttactatttttttaatcaggTTGGACTGACCACTGAGTACGGGTACGCAAGAAGTCTAGCACGATACGCTGCGAACCTCGGTCCCGTTGCATGGAAAATCGCATCCAAGAGAATCGAAACCGTGTTACCGCCTGGAATCAAATATGGTCCAGGTTGGGTTGAAGAGAACCCAGCGGGAACTGAAGAGGATAATGATCCTCAAAAACAGAAGTGTTCTAATGACTTAGCGTCTGATAATCATTCAAACAGAATCCTGTCTCCAACCGCTTCGGTCTCAAGCGCTTTCATAGGAAACagacattcttcttcttctcaaggAATCGAAGAGACTGCTGCACCTTCTCGTGCCTTCCCACCAGCTTCCTCCTCTCGCCAGGCAGGACCGCTGATCAAACCTGAGAGCAGCATCAACGGTCTAACCCGCGGTTTCAGTGGATTCGGCCATAGTCCAAGTCCAATGATCGGAGCCACGAGACAGCAACAGCCAAACTTGGCCAACGAGACTATGCCGGGCCCGCAACAACAAGGGATGTTGTTTCCTTATAACAAACAGGAGTTCGACCGGTTTCCACCGGACCTTAACGCTAGGCTTGTATCACCGAACTCTCCCGGCGCGAATCAGCAGACTGGTTCGTCCTCGTCTCAGCATCCGGATCTGGCTTTACAGCTCTGAAGATGAATGGATCTTTGAAAGAGGAAGGAGGAGTAACAAGAAGAGGCATTTTCCATTGGCTATTCTCAGGCGTATATTTTTCTTGTATGCAAAATCAGTTGTGGAAGGTCATGGCCTATTTGTTGTGACATGAAAATGTATGAGACTAGTCTCTCTGTTGTACAGATTGTTGCAACATCCATATTTTTTTAGGagtacaaagaaaagaaaaaaaaaacacaggaGTCCTGCAAGTTGTAGAATATagtttatagttttaatttagTATTTTTCAAATGTTGTAAGTTTTTAAACCAAATATTATCATCAGTTTATTTCTTGTGAGACTTTTGCTGGCTTCGGTTCTCAAGTTCCTCGGTAATAGGAAACTCCGatcttttgaaaacattaaatactaaaaactgttaataaaatacttaaaactGTCAAAATTTAAGGAACTATGTATTGGCAGTTGATTACTGGAATATAAAATGGTACTCATTAGTTTGATAAAAGAGTACAGAAATATTACCAAGTTGGAATTATTCACGTGCTTAATCAGGAATGTATTAAATGAAACTTACAACTATCGATCAACGttttagcaaaaagaaaaaaaaactatcgatCAACGTTTTGTTTACTACACAGTACACAtacattacaaaataaatatagtttccAAAATCGTAGCGTATATAGCTCAATAG
The sequence above is drawn from the Brassica napus cultivar Da-Ae chromosome A8, Da-Ae, whole genome shotgun sequence genome and encodes:
- the LOC106440731 gene encoding transcription factor GTE4, whose amino-acid sequence is MGEVAETMTKKKKKGRPSLLDLQKRAIKQQQLQQQQHHRNNHDDHRSGSKNPNSPNSGTRSKRRNPNPNGVSSSDSPLSEEDDDERREKKHKLLYGLNSHSNPHSPNPQSRGSDLHLDETPVNRRKIGGGSGFTGEKASKATDILQGSPVESGGPTTPLPDKQLLVFILDRLQKKDTYGVYSDPVDPEELPDYHEIITNPMDFSTVRKKLDSGAYATLEQFEGDVFLICSNAMEYNSSDTVYYRQARAIQELAKKDFENLRRDSDDEEPQSQQEQQQQPKVARRGRPPKKQPEPSSIDRTASEISADALIPGGDSSNRFSGAYNLRKTPPSHKFRQAETSVRINHNSETQSGWSVDWENEFPPSVVKAVNKYGMKHFNVDENKRDTYNHLPASTQEPSVLTTLEDELKQLIPVGLTTEYGYARSLARYAANLGPVAWKIASKRIETVLPPGIKYGPGWVEENPAGTEEDNDPQKQKCSNDLASDNHSNRILSPTASVSSAFIGNRHSSSSQGIEETAAPSRAFPPASSSRQAGPLIKPESSINGLTRGFSGFGHSPSPMIGATRQQQPNLANETMPGPQQQGMLFPYNKQEFDRFPPDLNARLVSPNSPGANQQTGSSSSQHPDLALQL